In Clostridium sp., one DNA window encodes the following:
- a CDS encoding glutamine synthetase gives MSKDLVYTIPDNKHSKKDLKEILTSHPEIKFVSAVGVDLSGNNTDEKIPIKIFLDDIEGFLKGSVQTDGSSIVLPGIATLDDAKVDMFPDTDVNWYVDYNKDNIDPGTGKPVGTLRIPCFLYHSSAAVDSRYVLKHSIEYLKSNLLDLFKQYPGSLSSFGIKYDDIEDVVGTCATELEFWVNTPNNKTEVEALSTSQVLKEQYWARTKGAVKTALEQSLLVMDLYGLEPEMGHKEVGGIQAKVDENGDYQIMEQLEIDWKYSTAVQAIDNEAFIKNIIEETFKENGLNVTFKAKPVEGIAGNGEHTHIGIALKLKEGKRINLFSSKKSFLSIFGYASIMGILKNYEVLNPFVSSTTDALRRLKPGFEAPVCIVTSIGRSVEVPSRNRSVLLGVVRELQSPLATRFELRAPNPGTNTYLAVGAIYVAMVDGIAYAVKNGKTEDDLLAELSKKYGDDADYLEKDRAYRSEIDVFESYTDEEREKLYGKAPATVYDNLSAFEKYPEKTAVLTGSGILKDKYIESFKEAFLEKWIVELNHRIINQYTEEIRGFKLLHCSGKALDIDVATWMKIDALRHDLIKDSYTKKSLFTKIKEATEKEDYAEVSKLQIEIENNIAELRALYSDYKKNLLDI, from the coding sequence ATGTCAAAAGATTTAGTTTACACAATACCTGACAACAAACATTCCAAAAAAGATCTGAAGGAAATTTTAACTTCCCATCCCGAAATAAAATTTGTATCGGCTGTAGGTGTCGATCTCTCTGGCAACAATACAGACGAAAAAATTCCCATCAAAATATTTCTGGATGATATAGAAGGTTTTCTCAAAGGATCAGTTCAGACAGACGGTTCATCAATAGTACTTCCGGGAATAGCAACACTGGATGACGCCAAGGTTGATATGTTTCCTGATACTGACGTAAACTGGTATGTTGATTACAACAAGGATAACATAGACCCCGGAACCGGAAAACCTGTAGGCACACTCAGAATACCTTGCTTTCTGTATCACAGCAGTGCAGCAGTGGATTCCAGGTATGTATTGAAACATTCCATAGAGTACCTCAAATCAAATCTTCTTGATCTGTTCAAGCAGTACCCCGGATCACTATCTTCCTTTGGAATAAAATATGATGACATAGAAGATGTAGTAGGCACATGCGCAACAGAACTTGAATTCTGGGTCAACACCCCGAACAACAAGACCGAGGTGGAGGCACTTTCAACTTCACAGGTACTCAAGGAGCAGTACTGGGCAAGAACAAAAGGTGCGGTAAAGACAGCACTGGAGCAGTCACTGCTTGTAATGGACCTGTACGGGCTTGAGCCTGAGATGGGACACAAGGAAGTTGGAGGCATACAGGCAAAGGTAGATGAAAATGGAGACTATCAGATAATGGAGCAGCTTGAAATTGACTGGAAGTATTCTACTGCAGTACAGGCAATCGACAATGAGGCCTTCATAAAGAACATAATAGAAGAGACTTTCAAGGAAAACGGACTTAATGTAACCTTCAAGGCCAAACCTGTAGAGGGTATAGCAGGCAACGGAGAACATACACATATTGGAATTGCATTGAAGCTTAAAGAGGGAAAGAGAATAAACCTGTTCTCCTCAAAGAAAAGCTTTCTCAGCATATTCGGATATGCTTCCATAATGGGAATACTCAAGAACTATGAAGTCCTCAACCCATTCGTTTCATCTACAACAGATGCCCTCAGAAGATTGAAACCGGGCTTTGAGGCTCCAGTCTGCATAGTAACTTCAATAGGACGTTCTGTAGAAGTCCCTTCAAGGAACAGGTCGGTACTTCTCGGAGTAGTAAGGGAACTTCAGAGCCCTCTTGCAACAAGATTTGAACTCAGGGCGCCAAATCCCGGAACAAACACTTATCTTGCCGTAGGTGCAATTTATGTTGCCATGGTTGATGGTATAGCATATGCAGTAAAGAACGGCAAAACAGAAGATGATCTTCTTGCCGAGCTGTCAAAGAAATACGGTGATGATGCAGACTACCTTGAAAAAGACAGGGCTTACAGAAGTGAAATCGACGTATTCGAATCCTATACGGACGAGGAAAGGGAAAAACTTTACGGCAAGGCACCGGCTACAGTATATGACAACCTGTCTGCATTTGAAAAATATCCTGAGAAGACTGCAGTACTTACAGGCAGCGGTATATTGAAGGATAAATATATAGAAAGCTTCAAGGAAGCATTCCTGGAGAAGTGGATAGTTGAACTGAACCACAGAATCATAAACCAGTACACTGAGGAAATAAGAGGCTTCAAGCTGCTTCACTGCAGTGGAAAGGCACTTGACATCGATGTGGCAACATGGATGAAAATAGATGCTTTAAGACATGATCTCATCAAGGATTCCTATACAAAGAAGAGCCTGTTTACAAAAATAAAGGAAGCTACTGAAAAAGAAGATTATGCAGAAGTGTCAAAGCTGCAGATTGAAATAGAAAATAATATAGCTGAACTTAGAGCACTGTATTCCGATTACAAGAAAAATTTACTTGATATATAG
- a CDS encoding 2'-5' RNA ligase family protein, translating to MKYYLVALFDRNSYSYIERIQRNMCRKYRLYKHMPVLHITLSVIDNPDVDKLDKIVSKLLNPYKNFKVEINGAICFEPPYKSVNLKIEKKGYIMRLARQLNDLLIMHKFNVVENIEKWDLHVSLANTNYAIREWSSKEYSAACETAKRENIHRMATIDRIALWKPINNKKEMVVKNFQLKDY from the coding sequence ATGAAATATTATTTAGTAGCATTATTTGATAGAAATTCCTATTCTTATATTGAACGTATCCAAAGAAATATGTGTAGAAAATATAGACTATACAAACATATGCCTGTTTTACATATAACTCTTTCGGTAATAGACAATCCAGATGTAGATAAGTTGGACAAAATAGTTTCGAAATTACTAAATCCGTATAAAAACTTTAAAGTAGAGATCAATGGTGCAATATGTTTTGAACCACCGTATAAGTCCGTTAATTTGAAAATAGAAAAAAAAGGATATATAATGAGACTTGCCAGACAGCTGAATGATCTTCTTATAATGCATAAATTTAACGTTGTGGAGAATATAGAAAAATGGGATCTTCATGTCTCACTTGCAAATACCAACTATGCAATAAGGGAATGGAGTAGTAAGGAATATTCTGCAGCCTGTGAAACGGCTAAAAGAGAGAATATACATAGAATGGCAACTATTGACAGGATAGCACTCTGGAAACCTATAAACAATAAAAAAGAAATGGTTGTAAAAAATTTTCAACTTAAAGATTATTAA
- the murI gene encoding glutamate racemase, whose translation MDFKDRPIGFFDSGVGGISVLKQAVRILPKENFVYFGDSLRAPYGIRTSSEVEKLTFDAVKFLLEKNIKALVIACNTATSVSIEDLRRKYGGSMPVIGIEPALKPAVQYGRDGKVVIMATPVTLAENKFDNLMKKYDLNNNVESMPCPGLVELIESGIIRGERVEMYLKEKFLPLKDDKIAAVVLGCTHYPFIKEALNKILNEMNKDVVIIDGSIGTVNQLKRQLLKHNMMSSAHRAGRVEMFNSLNTHEIIELSYKLLNT comes from the coding sequence ATGGACTTTAAGGATAGACCGATAGGATTTTTTGACTCCGGGGTTGGGGGCATAAGTGTACTGAAACAGGCAGTGAGGATACTTCCAAAAGAAAATTTTGTCTATTTTGGGGATTCACTTAGAGCGCCATACGGAATAAGGACTTCCAGTGAAGTTGAGAAACTGACTTTTGATGCTGTAAAATTTTTACTTGAGAAAAATATAAAAGCATTGGTGATTGCATGTAATACAGCTACTAGTGTATCAATAGAAGATTTAAGAAGAAAATATGGCGGCTCAATGCCTGTAATTGGTATAGAACCGGCACTTAAACCGGCAGTTCAATATGGAAGGGACGGAAAGGTCGTAATAATGGCAACACCTGTGACCCTTGCTGAAAATAAGTTTGATAATTTAATGAAAAAATATGATCTTAATAACAATGTAGAGTCCATGCCTTGTCCTGGATTGGTTGAGCTTATAGAAAGTGGTATTATAAGAGGAGAAAGGGTGGAAATGTATTTAAAGGAAAAATTTTTACCACTCAAAGATGATAAAATAGCTGCCGTAGTTTTGGGATGCACTCATTATCCTTTTATAAAAGAAGCATTAAATAAAATACTGAATGAAATGAATAAAGATGTTGTAATAATAGATGGAAGTATTGGCACTGTGAATCAGCTTAAAAGACAGCTTCTAAAACATAATATGATGTCTTCCGCACATAGGGCTGGAAGGGTTGAAATGTTCAATTCGTTGAATACTCACGAGATAATAGAGTTAAGTTACAAACTTTTGAATACATGA
- a CDS encoding DUF1540 domain-containing protein: protein MNNKKNQSIGCIVNECRFHSGNENYCTLDKIQVTKHESVAKDVQCTDCGSFAKQQ, encoded by the coding sequence ATGAACAATAAGAAAAATCAAAGTATAGGATGTATAGTAAATGAGTGTAGATTCCACTCAGGTAATGAAAATTATTGTACACTGGATAAGATACAGGTAACCAAACATGAATCTGTAGCAAAGGATGTACAATGTACTGACTGTGGAAGTTTTGCAAAACAACAATAG
- a CDS encoding helix-turn-helix domain-containing protein — MSRIGDKVKAARQAKNLSQKQLAKKLGVSESFINDVEIGRKIANQSIIDRLSKILGKEMNDLTMSFEEQVYKKEDNKIKYSVLDEKKKVNEIWSDAFSDVLKNVPVYNYDLNKPAGFKKLPVIGNKIEGQPKDKVVYLNIEDDDMIGFRIQKGDIALGHMTQQIDNNGIFLLEYKNTRAIRQVKKLDNSKVLLVSNKGSLRTETAEIKNLKIILKLDKVTLLL; from the coding sequence ATGAGCAGAATAGGAGATAAAGTAAAAGCTGCACGACAGGCGAAAAATTTGAGTCAAAAGCAGCTTGCAAAAAAATTGGGCGTTTCAGAAAGCTTTATAAATGATGTGGAAATAGGAAGAAAAATAGCTAATCAAAGCATAATCGATAGATTGTCTAAAATTTTGGGCAAGGAAATGAATGATTTAACAATGTCCTTTGAAGAACAGGTTTATAAAAAAGAGGATAATAAAATCAAATATTCAGTTCTGGATGAAAAGAAAAAAGTAAATGAAATTTGGAGTGATGCATTTTCAGATGTGCTTAAAAATGTACCTGTATATAACTACGATTTAAATAAGCCGGCAGGTTTTAAAAAATTGCCTGTAATTGGTAATAAAATAGAAGGTCAACCTAAGGATAAAGTAGTATATTTAAATATAGAGGATGACGACATGATTGGATTCAGGATACAGAAGGGTGACATAGCTCTGGGTCATATGACCCAGCAAATTGACAACAATGGAATATTTCTTCTGGAATACAAAAATACAAGAGCTATAAGACAGGTCAAGAAGCTGGATAATAGCAAGGTACTGCTTGTAAGTAACAAAGGCAGCTTAAGAA
- a CDS encoding DUF3783 domain-containing protein produces MLDVCQKVDRCIVTYGLDDEENKFIDSVKVNSCLFNHIVIRKSMVNMKIKSIIDKKSGSYSSNDSSDEKVILFNGLDEGEISSLMNSIKDKFDRIPIFAVVTETSANWTFDYLIDHLIQEREWFKKQQKNRK; encoded by the coding sequence ATGTTGGATGTGTGTCAGAAAGTTGACAGATGTATAGTAACTTACGGACTGGATGATGAAGAAAATAAATTTATAGATTCTGTGAAAGTTAATAGTTGTTTATTTAATCATATAGTTATTCGAAAATCCATGGTTAATATGAAGATAAAAAGTATAATAGATAAAAAAAGCGGCAGTTATAGTTCAAATGATTCATCAGATGAGAAAGTAATTTTATTTAATGGACTGGATGAGGGAGAGATAAGTTCTTTAATGAACTCTATTAAAGATAAATTTGACAGAATTCCTATATTTGCAGTGGTTACAGAGACATCTGCCAATTGGACATTTGATTATTTAATTGATCATCTTATTCAAGAGAGGGAATGGTTTAAGAAACAACAGAAAAATAGAAAATAA